Proteins encoded together in one Impatiens glandulifera chromosome 1, dImpGla2.1, whole genome shotgun sequence window:
- the LOC124939883 gene encoding secreted RxLR effector protein 161-like encodes MQKIPYVSAVGSLMYAQVCTRPDLVYIVGILGRYLSNPGMDHWIAVKRVMRYLKRTKDFMLTYKKSDQLEIVGYSDSDFARCQDSRRSTSGYIFMLAGGAISWKSVKQTLIASSTMAANL; translated from the coding sequence tttgatgtatgcacaaGTTTGTACTCGACCAGATTTGGTATACATTGTCGGAATATTGGGCAGATATCTGAGTAACCCTGGTATGGATCATTGGATAGCAGTCAAGCGGGTTATGCGGTATTTAAAAAGAACTAAAGACTTCATGCTCACATATAAGAAATCGGACCAACTGGAGATCGTTGGATATTCAGACTCGGATTTTGCTAGATGCCAAGACAGTCGGAGATCCACTTCAGGTTATATCTTCATGCTTGCTGGAGGAGCAATCTCATGGAAGAGTGTTAAACAAACACTCATAGCTTCCTCTACTATGGCCGCTAATTTATAG